ggggggggggACAGGGAGGCGGAGTggggcaaagaatcagacacgactgagcaactgacctgactgacctgaactgatatcTTATATCCCCAGGACCTATTTATTTTGTAGCTGGATTTTGTACTTTTGCTGCCGTcaccccttcctcccatcctccccAAGCCCCATCTCTGACAATCATCACTCTGTTCATAATAtttgaggctttttaaaaaagttatttttggttCCACACAAGTATGGTAATATATTTGCCTTTGTCTTTctggcttatctcacttagcaaaGTGCCTTCAAGGTCATTCAGTGTTGTCACAAATGAGAAGATTTCCGTCTGTTTTATGGATATCccttatgtgaatatatatatctcTAACTTTTTCTCGACACTCATCCATTGATGGAGACTTAGGTTGTGCCATGTTTAGTGCTGCTCTCACTCCAATCTGTCTGTTGCTCATGCCTTGGGTTCTGCTGTCTCCACCTCACTCCACGTGAGCCCCTCCCAAAATGAGTCTGGTTTGAGTCAAGCCTGATTTTGCTAAATCCCTTTAGTGTCAACAGGCCATAAAGCTGGACTTGGTGTGGACTTCTGTCCTTTCCCACAGGCTTTTGGAGGTGAGGAATCATCAGAACTCAACACTGCGCTTGCCTAGTAACTGCTATCACACAATATGGAGCCCTTTTCctggttaattaaaaaaattttttttaattggaagataacctggagaattccatggacagaggagcctggtgggctacagtccatgcggtcacaaacagtcggacaccactgagcaactaacacacacacacacacacacctgctttacaacgttgtattggtttctgctgtgcaacatgtaagtcagccataagtatatatatagcccctccctcatgaacctccctcccaccctgttcTGATTCATTTTCTGTGTCACTTGACAAAGCTGAGGATGCCTCTAGAGCTGGTAAAACATGATTTCTGGGTTTGTCTGTGAGGGGGTTTCTGCCAGACATTAGCATGAGAATGTTCACAGAGAGAGCATGAGAGTGGTTTTGTATGAAGTTGTActttaaaagtaaagtaaaaagcaaaggcaagtcgctcagtagtgttcgCCTCTTctagagaccccacagactgtagcttaacaggctcccctgtccatgggattctacaggcaagagcactggagtggcttgccatttccttctccagaggatcttcctgacccagggattgaacccaggattccggcattgtaggcagatgctttaccatctgagccaccagggaagtccagggaagTTGTACTTTAGGTGTGTTCATAGGAAGGGGGCACTCAGGGCTTCCTATTCGTCCATCTGGTTCCTGCTTTTGTGCGATCAATGATCTTTGATGCTTATTGTAATTGTTTTGTGGGCCAGGACCTGTGCCCACATTGGATGGCAAACGTAATCCATAAATgctgtgtgttctgactgctccactgaCCTTCCCTTCCCTCatctctctctgtgtcctcagacCTCTTGAGTCCCTGAGACACACAATACTGAAATTAGGCCAAAAATAACTTTACAGTGGCCTCAAAGTGTCCTAGTGAAAGAAAGAATCACACGGCTCTCACTTTAAATCCGAGGCATGGTCAAAGCCAGGACAAGTCAGAAGACAGGCCATTTGCATCAGTTAatcaagttgtgaatgcaaaggaaaagttcttaaatgaaataaaaagtgctCCTTTGGTGAACACATGCAtgataaagaaggaaaatttaCCACCAAGGGAAAACGGTAAaattggttgaaaaaaaaaaaaatcctaagtagGATGGTCATCAGATGTGGTAACAGACATGATATGGTACATCTACTGTGTCACTGTGATTGGACACCAGCTTTGGGATTCCTAGGGTCTGAACTCCTGAGGTCTGAAGTGAACAGCATTCTCTGCCATCTCATTTTATGAACAACAAATTATATGTCAGTAAAAtgatagcttttaaaataaataaaatcagttccAATCACCAAGAAGATAATTGGTAAATAATTTCTAAAGCTAGAAAACTACATTCCAAGGGAGAAATAGCTTCAGGACCTGTATAACTTTGAGCCAGCCTTGTGTGAAATTGTCAAACTGAAACTGTCCCAGGATCTTCCAGTGGTAGTTGATTAGCCCCACCAGCAGGATCATTCAGTAATGCAGTCATCGCTGAATGAGGCAGAGTGCCCACTGAGACAGAACTGGACCAATTCTATAAAGATAAATCACAGTTTTTTCatcatgtgctgtgtgtgcttagtctctcagtcatgtccaactctttgtgataccatggactacagcctgccaggctcccctgtccatgggattctccaggcaagaatactggtgtgtgttgccatgccctcctccaggggatcttcccaacccagggatcaaacccaggtctcttgaattgtacgtgaattctttaccatctcagccaccagggaagcactttttTCATCATACTCACTCTCAAAACATAATATGGaacaaaaaaaattcatcatCTCTCATTAAaagatttgtattaaaaaatatgcaAACTATGCAAACAGCAGGAGATCAAAGGCGGCCAAGCAAAGACTGAGTCCTGAGGCCAACAGAGCACCTGTTGGGGCTTCCTGGGAGCGGCATCACCTGCAGAAAAGAAAGAGGTGTTGGCCCAGGAGATTGAGGAAATTCTGTCACTATCCTTGGgccgcccctccccagccccccttCCAGACCCGCCCTCACTGAGGGGCTTCTatgtcctccacccccaccccaggcccagcaGCTTCTTgtcacctcctccttccttcctgtgtcACAGAGTCACCCCAGGCCTTGACATCCCCTGCTCAGGCTCAGGACTGCAGCCAGTGAGGAATCAATCTGCTCCCTTTACTCAGGTCTGGATCCTCCCTGAGGGGGTCCTAAAGGACCAGGGAGCAGGTCCCCGGAGGAGGGGTCTTGCTTCCTGACAGCCCTGGGGGGCTGCAGGCAAACCTCCTTCCTTTGCGCCCCTCAAGCCTCTGAGAAGCACACACAGCTCTCAGGACCAGGGTCCCTGCCCCCATCTGTTCCTGGTCCCCCCAGCTGGGCACCTCCACCCAGCTTAGGCCCCCCCATCCCCAGACACCTCTGCTCAAGGCAGGGCTGCTCAGTGATGGAGGCTCTGGGTCCCCAGGAGGCTGGTGACCTGCAGGCCACACTGAGTCAGAACTGCTGCTGCTCCAGGAGCACAGGCCTGGCCTCAGCCCTTCCCACAGTCTCTGCTGTGGGGCTCCTGTCTTGCCTGCTTGACCCAGGCCACTTCCTGTGAGAACGGGCCTTTGGAGTTGGGTCTGCAAAGGccttcctgccccttcctcctGGGATGAGAGCCCGGCCCCTCTCATCTTGGCCCCTGGGTGGGTCCCCTCCCTGCTGACACATCATGTGGAGCCCCCATGCTGCTCTCAGCCCCCGTGAGTCCTGCCCTCGCCCTGAGTGCCTGCTGTTCTCACACCACCTACCGGGGCCCTGCCAGCCAGCAGTCTGTGCTCACTCAGGGGACTTGGCTAAACCCTCTTAACTTCAACAGGCCCCCAGCCACCCCCCACTTCCCACTGTCATTTAATAGTGAGGACCTTTCAGAACTGAGGCCAGAGCTTGTCCAAGTTCTGCTCTCAGGTGATATGGGGTCTTATTCACCTGCTCATTTCCACGATGAGGCGGTTCAGTGAGGGCAGGGGTTGGCCGGGATTCACCTTACCCATCCCACACCAGGCCCTGTGCCCCTGCCTTTCCTCCCTCAGTACCTGCTCCTGGAAAGGACTCAGCCTAGGAAAAGATGATGAAACTGGTGAGGACCATGGGGAGGATCCAGGATTTGGACTTGATGGCTGTGGCCATGGACTGCACTGTAGGGGGGCCTGTGGTCGGTGATGCTGCAAGGAGAGTAAGAGTGAAGCCCTTGTCCAGACCCCAAACTCGGCAGATGCCTCCTCACCCCCCTGACTCAGAACCCCTACTGTGCAGACAGCTTGCACCCATCACATGGAGGCCCCTGTGTTAGATCCTCAGGCgagatggggggaagggaggagccCAGTCCTCACGGGGCTCTGACAGCTAATGGGGGAGCAAGGTTTCCAACACAGCCACTCATTCCTGCTGTGACATCAGAGATATGAGGATGAAGTCCTCGGGAGCTGACAGCAGAGGTGGTATTGACAGTTTTCCTGAAGTGGAATTGGTGACATTTAAAAGAAGATTGTGGAAAGAGGGTACAGTGAGAAATAAATCCCAGATATCAAAAAGACGTCTACAGGATTTGGATCAGCAAAAATCTACATTCAGTAGTCCAAATGCCTGTGCTGTGAGGAGAGATGTCAGGAggtggaagaggaaggaggatgaCAGAGCATCCCGGATCATTGTTCTCCCAGGATcaactcactttttaaattttttttttttacattattttattttatttttattcatgacCAAACCATTATTAATTGGGGTATAGCCATTAACAGTGctatgacagtttcaggtgaacagtgaagggattcagccatagaTACACATGTACCCCTTCTCCCctaaacccctctcccatccaggctggcacataacactgagtagagtttcatgtgctatacagtgggagcttgttggttatccatttacaAATAGcggtgtgtacatgaccttcccaaagtccctatcTATCCCTTCCCCcgggtaaccataagcttgttttctaagtctgtgagtctctttctgttttgtaagttttcttgcactatttctttttagattccacatataaggcatgtcttatgatatttctccttctctttctgacttaaatcactcagtatgacactctccaGGGCCATCCGTTTCAGGAACAGCTCACTTTAGATAGGTCACTttgccaaaacacacacacacagacacacagacacacacatgcacacacagacattgGGTCCATATCACCTTGAGTGGACTACCACTTCCTTATACTCGTCTCACTTACCTGAGGTCTTCAACATTTTCTCCCAGCACACCATAAAATCCTGAAGCCAGGCCCGACAGTCTCCCATGGAGACCTTCTTGAAGAAGTCGGTCACAGCTCTGTCATTCTCCCACTTCTCTTTAATCTGTCTCCCTCTAGAATGATCTATTGTCCAGTGCCCATTCTCTGAATCAAAGCGGAGGCACATTTCTCCATTGAAGCCGAACTGCCAGGATCCACTGATGTGTCCATCCTCTCACAATGGCACGTCATCCTGGCCTGCAGGGTCAGAGGGCCTGACTCCACCAAGTAAAAGAAAGAGCTCAGCCTTGGACTTGACAAATTCTTTGCCTCACCGTGGTCCACCTCCCCTGGGCACAGGTAATTGGCCCTGTTCTCTCCTCCAAGGCCTGCTCCttccactggactactagggaaggACCAATACCCAATTGAATTTTTTACCCATAAACAATGGATGCAGCCCCTTCAGTATTTGGACTTCCTAACTCACCcctggactcgatggacatgagtttgacttgatggacatgaatttgagcaacctctgggagttggtgaaggacagggaagctggcatgcttcagtccatggggttgcaaagagtgggacacgactgagtgactcaactgaaccgAATTGAACTCACCTCTGGCCGTGTGTTTCTCCGGTATAATGTCAGGCAATTGCCCCTTGAGGAAGTTCCCAATGTCTCTCAGTGTTTCTGTCTGTGTTTCCCAAGTGTTCATAGTTTTCACCTCTTCTCCCAAAGGACTTGTGGATTGGATCTTGGTGCCACCACAGTGATAGGAGAGAAAAACATTCCCATCGACCTGGCCTTGAACTACACACCACGGCTCTCCAGGACTGGGGTGAGGATAGACGGTGAAGTTGTAGCAAAGAGAGTGAGCGTCTATGAAGGAAAATGCAGGTGAGGGCAGGTTTTGGAGAAGACCCATTACCTCTTCCCCCAACTTATGTGAGAGCAGAGTAAAGCTGCAGAGCTGGGTTGGTAGAGCAGGAAGGCCCCCCTGCCCCCTAACACCACCTACAGGCTGAGCAAGTGGAGAAACCACATAACATTATCTCTACTCTGCTCATAAGGCCAACACAGAACCCAAAGCTGCAGAAAGGAGAATTCACAGGATTTAGCAAGGCCAGGGAGATGCTGCTGATCTACCACTTTGATGGGTCTTGGAATCCTGGAGAAGGCCTGGCCCACATGgcatgaaagagaaaatccaGAACTTCCGAGGCAGGTGGTAGAGAAGGGGAttaaaggctcagagaagtgaatgtGCCAGGGCGGGCACGGTATGAAAGGGCAGGAAAGtgtgcagtccaccaggctctatGGAGCCCGAGAGGAAAGAATGGATGAGGAGCATCTCCAACAGCTCAAGGGTGACTTTTGCTGAAGGTCAGGGACAGTGGTGGGATTGGTGTTCCTGTGTGCTTCCAGCAGGagtgaggaaggagaaggggaaagagctGATGCCAGGTGGAGTGCTCTATGTCAGCAACAAAGCAGATGCAGCGGCCAAAGTGACCAGAGAGCCCCACTGTCGCCAAGACTTACTGCAGAGAGTACGTCGCTGGCTCACAGCACAGGGTGATCCTAAAGGCAAAGAGAAGAGCAGTGAGCCCTGTTAAAAACTACATgattgaaaggaaaaattatataaaaaaatagagacaaacaCAAGGCTGGATGTTCAGGAGGCTGAGTGCAGACATCCCAACAAAATGTCTGGGTCCTTTGTGCAGTATCCAGCACTGAGTCAGGTCTTATATTCAGAATCCATCACTAGAGACAGAGATGCCAGGCATCAGCAAGGAGGGCCCTCCTCTCACCACAGCAAGTGCAGAAGTCCTTCTGGCCTTTGGAAGCCACACGGTCATTGACTGGGGTAAGTGTACACTTGGTAGAGAAGCCACCCCCACATTCATAAGGACCTAGAGTGGGACTGTTATCATGTCCAGCAGTCTGAAACATCATCATGGCCCGCCTGTTATTACTGTGGTGCCTGAGATCTGTGGTAAGGAGTACACATCTGTCCCACGTGCTGCCCACAGGAGTGTCACCCATTCACTGGTCCTCATAGTGCTCATTTCACATTCACTGCATTTGCAATATGAATGAAAAATCTTCACAGTTAGTAAATTACCATGGGGTGAGGGCTACCATAGAAGCGATTTCCAAGTTCACACTTCTGACACTGACCTTCATCCCCCAATAGTACATGTAAACAATATCATATTCTGGAGAAAATGACAGAGAGGAGTACCAATCTACAACCCTCCAGGGCTGAAGAGTGTCGTCCCTATCCTATCTCCATTTAATTCCCAGTGTGGCCATAGATTTCTATAATTGTACATATGATATATTTCAGGCTCTGCAGACCATAGTTTTCTGTTACAATTGCTGTCCTAGCACAAAAACAGTCACAGACGATTGGTGAATGATGATTTGCTTCTTGGGCAGATGACCCAGCAGAACCTGTGACGTCAGAGGTGCTATGTGACGAATATGGCATTTTACTTGGAGGTTCACAACACAGACCCTTTATGTCCTGAAGCAAGGCCATGTGATTTGCAGTGGGGAATACTACAGCATTTCAATGTGGCTCCTGGTATGGTCCTGGGGGCTGGTGGAGGTGAAGCCTCTGGTCATGAAATGTCAACGTTGTCTATCATGATCTGGGCTCATCAACCCCTAGTCATTAGTTCAGATAGACCAGCCACCATAGGATTAAAGCGATATGGTGGTTTGGCATAAGAAGGGCCAGAGGCAACAAATAGGAAGAGAGCAGCAGGTGGCTTAGGCCTGACATCAGAATTGTAGGACCACTATTCCCTGGGGCCTGCCCTGTGGTTCAGCGGTAtggaatccgcttgcaatgtagGAGCTGGAGTAGATGTGGGATCTATCCCTGAGTgagagaagatcccatggaagagagcatggcaagccactccagtgtttttgcctggagaaacgcttggacagaggaccctcgtgggctatagtccataggatcacaaagagttggacatgactaaagtgacttagcatgcacacactattCCCTGCTCATGCCTGAGGCTTCGTGCAGTATCCCCTATATCTCCATGGACCAAGGAAGCCATTCTAGAGCAGAGGGGTCAGGGGACAGTAGCCCATATCTGCTGGACCCACACTCCTTTCACATTCACACCACCCAGAACCTACAAGGTAGGACAGAGCAAGTTTTTGGTTCACTAACAGGCAGCTAAGGCATCCCTTGCACTAGTCCCTAGGGGAGGAGTCATCTGTTACTGTTTTGTGACCCAGGGCAGTCACattgttcttttg
The sequence above is a segment of the Bos mutus isolate GX-2022 chromosome 9, NWIPB_WYAK_1.1, whole genome shotgun sequence genome. Coding sequences within it:
- the LOC102270440 gene encoding LOW QUALITY PROTEIN: UL16-binding protein 1 (The sequence of the model RefSeq protein was modified relative to this genomic sequence to represent the inferred CDS: inserted 1 base in 1 codon); this encodes MDRKAGPGARLGFAAQVLLVALRFCTARGGSPCAVSQRRTLCNAHSLCYNFTVYPHPSPGEPWCVVQGQVDGNVFLSYHCGGTKIQSTSPLGEEVKTMNTWETQTETLRDIGNFLKGQLPDIIPEKHTARGPLTLQARMTCHCEXDGHISGSWQFGFNGEMCLRFDSENGHWTIDHSRGRQIKEKWENDRAVTDFFKKVSMGDCRAWLQDFMVCWEKMLKTSASPTTGPPTVQSMATAIKSKSWILPMVLTSFIIFS